The proteins below come from a single Balaenoptera musculus isolate JJ_BM4_2016_0621 chromosome 1, mBalMus1.pri.v3, whole genome shotgun sequence genomic window:
- the RER1 gene encoding protein RER1 produces MSEGDSVGDSVHGKPSVVYRFFTRLGQIYQSWLDKSTPYTAVRWVVTLGLSFVYMIRVYLLQGWYIVTYALGIYHLNLFIAFLSPKVDPSLMEDSDDGPSLPTKQNEEFRPFIRRLPEFKFWHAATKGILVAMVCTFFEAFNVPVFWPILVMYFIMLFCITMKRQIKHMIKYRYIPFTHGKRTYKGKEDVGKTFAS; encoded by the exons ATGTCCGAAGGTGACAGTGTGGGAGATTCCGTCCACGGGAAGCCTTCTGTGGTGTACAGGTTCTTCACAAGGCTCGGACAG ATCTATCAGTCCTGGCTGGACAAGTCTACGCCATACACGGCTGTGCGATGGGTGGTGACGCTGGGCCTGAGCTTCGTCTACATGATCCGAGTTTACCTTCTGCAG gGTTGGTACATCGTGACCTACGCCTTGGGAATCTACCATCTAAATCTCTTCATAGCTTTCCTTTCTCCAAAAGTGGATCCTTCCTTAATGGAAGATTCAG ACGATGGCCCCTCGTTACCAACCAAACAGAATGAGGAGTTCCGGCCCTTCATTCGAAGGCTCCCAGAGTTTAAGTTTTG GCATGCAGCAACCAAGGGCATCCTGGTGGCCATGGTCTGCACCTTCTTTGAGGCATTCAACGTCCCGGTGTTCTGGCCCATCCTGGTGATGTACTTCATCATGCTTTTCTGTATCACGATGAAGAGGCAAATAAAG CACATGATCAAGTACCGGTACATCCCGTTCACGCACGGCAAGAGGACGTACAAGGGGAAGGAGGACGTGGGCAAGACGTTCGCCAGCTAG